In Cherax quadricarinatus isolate ZL_2023a chromosome 15, ASM3850222v1, whole genome shotgun sequence, the following proteins share a genomic window:
- the LOC138852742 gene encoding eggshell protein 1-like, which produces GGGGGGGDVSGGGGCGDSGGGGGGGGGGGGGGGGGGGGDGGG; this is translated from the exons ggtggtggtggtggtggaggtgatgttagtggtggtggtggttgtggtgatagtggtggt ggtggtggtggtggtggtggtggtggtggtggtggtggtggtggtggtggtggtgatggtggtggt